A window of Flammeovirga kamogawensis genomic DNA:
TCTGTTTTGTAAGCTGATATAGATTTTAAGTTAAACTCTCCTTTTTTTGAAAGAAAATATCCATTCAAGTGAGGTGGCTGAATCTCCCAAAATGGATTTAACTCATGCATTGGTGTCGGTTGACTTGTTACTGAAAAAGATAGTTTTGTTGGTTTTTCCCATTTTGTAATTGGTTCTACAAAACTACCTGTCGTAAAATTACAGTATCTAATAGCACCAACACCTTCTCCTTTAATTTTTGCATTAATAGGATAAGATATACCTGTTTTAAATAATAACTCTTCTGGTTCAGCAATTGTACCGAATGCAATTACTTCATCCCAAATTTTTTCAATCGGTGCATTTATAACTACAGTTGTAGTGATAGGCGTTAGTATTTGATTTGATTCTTTATTTGAATAATCGAATCCACTAAAAACAAAACCGAGAATTATTAATAATAAGTTGATATTTTTAGGCGTCACTCTATTCATAATCATCATTGCTGAACCAACTCCTATCCATTGACAAATTAAAATCAATGGAGATGTCATTAAAATACATATTAATCCTTCCATTTTGATTAATAGTATAATCATAATAATAACTCCTAAAACTTGTAGAGATAAGAAAAACAATGCTCTTTTCTTTATTTTTTCTCCTGATTTCAAAATTATATATGAAGGGAGAAAACCCATTAGGAAGGGTGAAAAAATGAATACTAGAGCACCATAACTTTCAATAAAATAGATTCCAAATGCTAACAAAAAAATTGTACTTATAGAAGTTACCCCAACTGCTTTTAGTTTAAGTTTGTTCATTTTTTTTCGTATTAATATTATTTACTTATCCCTAAAAACAAAAGCACATATCTTTAATACGTTATACTTCTCTAAACTAGGGTATGATCCTCTTTTATGTACTTGTTGTGGTAAAAGAGAGATGGTTATAATACCTCGATTTACTTCTCAAAGAGCTCCACCAAATCAACAGAATGTAATGGGAAATACTTTATAGTAATACATTTTCACTTCATTTTTTTGCTTATGAAAGTAAGCCTAGAGGCATACACCCTAAGCTTAATGAAAATACTAATTTCTCATTAAGTTTGGGAATCTAATCCTCTTGAAAAAGTAATAAATGAAGAAGATAATGAGATTATCGCTATCTCAAAAAAAATCTTTCATGAAAATGAAAAGTCTATCCTAACTTCCTCCTACAGGAAATGTATTTCAATCAAACAACGCCTTTGTTCAACTAGGTGTTGGGCTATGCTCTTTAGTTGATAAGTTTTCACTCATTGCTGATTTGGCAAAACCATTTCTTTTTCTAATATGTTCATGAGGTTGAATTATATTGACCAGTAAAAATAAAGCTATATAAATATAGAACGTTATAATGTCATTTCTCTTGATTAGTTGATTTTATATT
This region includes:
- a CDS encoding SRPBCC family protein → MNKLKLKAVGVTSISTIFLLAFGIYFIESYGALVFIFSPFLMGFLPSYIILKSGEKIKKRALFFLSLQVLGVIIMIILLIKMEGLICILMTSPLILICQWIGVGSAMMIMNRVTPKNINLLLIILGFVFSGFDYSNKESNQILTPITTTVVINAPIEKIWDEVIAFGTIAEPEELLFKTGISYPINAKIKGEGVGAIRYCNFTTGSFVEPITKWEKPTKLSFSVTSQPTPMHELNPFWEIQPPHLNGYFLSKKGEFNLKSISAYKTELSGTTWYTLNIKPVFYWGIWTNYILHSIHERVLNHIKQKTEASTTM